In Eleginops maclovinus isolate JMC-PN-2008 ecotype Puerto Natales chromosome 19, JC_Emac_rtc_rv5, whole genome shotgun sequence, the sequence ATGGACCTCCACAGGACCAGTATACTAAACCAAATGGATTACAGTCGAGACCCTAAAGAAGGGAAGCCTCCTATGTCGACAGAGGAGCGACTGGACAGCGGCCTGGACTccctgaaggaggaggagtaccAGGCGGTGGCGGCGGAGATCCGTCGGCTGCAGCTGGAGTGTGAGCCTCCGCAGCACAAACAAGATGTAACCGGAGAGCTTCAGGAATGGAAAACACAACTCACAGAAGACGGAGACACGTAAGTCACTCCAGGAATAACCCTACAGAGTTGAACAAGGCAGTGTTTGTGAGTTTTCTGAAGTCTTGCAGTATCGCCTTGCTAGGCCCAGCTTGGGTCTACGAAGGTAATTTGATCCCTTTCCTGTGGGGAACTGTCTTCCTCCAGCTTGTCATTACAATACAGAGGCCCGGAGCTGACGTGTTTTAGGCTTACTTTAGCATTAGAGCTCATAAAAGTACACTGCTGTAGTGTTAACAATACCCATAAAGGGTGTCCGGTTTGAAAGTGGGGCTAGCTGCGGTCAGACAGTGGAATCGGACGTAAACAAAAGACTATTATCAGGAGGGATTCTGCTATAGCTGCGGGTCAGACTGGGAAAGTCCCAGGCGCGCCGCCAAGGAATCCGACCGAAGCGCGCTCCCGTGAAGCAAGAATGAAAAACCTTGAAAAAGTAACGCTAATATGTGGAAGTTTGCGCGTAACTCGAACTGTTCTTGTGGCACATGACACTCAACGTGCTTTGGCGTCGATATTGTAAACCGCGACTTAAAACATCAGAGAAGGACAGAAACTATGTCATGTTACAGGGATTCAACTTGGGGTCAGAAGAGCAGTGCTTCTCAATTTGGGCCCTGGGGAACACCTCAAAAGGGGGGTGATCTGTATTCATTTACACTCATTTACTGTAACGTAATTCTAAGGAAAGTATCCTCATTGCATAAAGAAGTTATCCCCAACTTGAAGTAATTACAGCATCCATTTTTACAATAACGCCGTGTTACACTTGCAAAACTATCAAATTGCTCCGAGTGATGATacgaaaaaaaacattatgtaaTTTGAATCTTTTGAATATATTGGGGCCTGAGACTTGGCCAACTACTTTATTGAATATCCAGAAAGGTAATTTCGTTTGACAAatatacttcctgttttttctgatttaaatcaactaaaaaacaaacaaacatacaggttatcataattgtattgttttcttCAGAAGACATCAGTAGAGGATGCTAAGTATTCCCGGAGCTTGATTatcacatgttttcttttttgtccatTGAGATAAATATTCTGCATTATAAACCTAAAGGacagctttttaaaagtaaCAGATATGGATGATAAGAAAGGAATCAGAAAGTCAGTGTATTGGCACTCAAATGCACAGGggaaaaacaatacaaattaaGCTGTAAAGTGTGTATGTATTGTAACAGGTTTTCCACTTTCATTCTCTGTCTTTGTAGGCTGCTCCACCTGGCCATCATCCACGAGGCCAAGGACTACATCAAAAAGATGATAAACCTGTCCAAGAACACAGACTTCCTcaacacacaaaatgaccaGAGACAGGTACTAGGAAGATTTAAACAGATGAAATATTGcttctttgtttgtctgtgaatGTGCTTATTCTAGAGAAccttcccaaaaaaaaaaatactgtctcttattttctaaaaataatgaaagctCACCTGAACTTCTTCCCCTCACAGACTCCTCTCCACCTAGCGGTAATAACAGGGCAGGCAGAAGTTTGTGAGCACCTCCTGCTATCCGGCTGCGACCCCACGCTGGTGGACAACAGCGGGGACACGCCTCTTCACATCGCCTGTCGCCATGGCAACCTGCTGTGCTTCAGCGTCCTCACGAATAACTCCCGGCCAGAGCATTTACACACCGTAATGGCTGCCTGCAACTATCATGGTGAGACATAAGGAgcatttgcttttaaaaaacgcTACGTGTTAACATGGTAGGAAACAAAAATGTCTGGATTTAGCTGCGGTTGGTTAAATTATTATGTTTCTAACATTATTAGAATATTATGTTCTGTGGCTGTGGTTGTAATTTCCATTCTGTGGTGGCCCACCCCAGTGCATGGAAATAGGCGAGACACAGAACTGCTATTTAAATAGAGGAATGATGGGCAAAAAAATAGTAATTTCTATGGTTAGGAGgaagaagacatttaaacaagAAAGGGGAATGCCATAGCCATTCCTATCCCAAAGCTAACTATTGCATAGACCATGATATTAAATGCTAAGGCTCCAAATATATACCTGTTGTGCATAGACATTTTTATGCCTTAAATATTGCCTTTTTTGCAGGTTTAACCTTTTCTTATGGCAaccacatttatataaaaaaaaacctgaacgTATTTTGGCATATTCAATGAAAAGGACGATATGAACATTTAATAATCAGCGTTAAATTTGCGAAACAATATAAATCCCAATAAAAGTAAATGCTTTGTCCACACTCTGCAGATATTCAATGGCTTGTACTGGTCTGGTGTCCGTTGTTAAGTATTCCTCTGATTTTGTCTTGCAGGTCAGAACTGCCTCCACCTGGCCTCAGTTCAGGGTTTCCTGTTGCTGGTGGAGAACATGGTGGATCTAGGAGCTGACATTAATGCAAAGGTAAAcagcatatacacacacacacacacacacacacacacacacacacacacacacacacacacacacacacacacacaagaatacAATTGCATAGTATCAAACATGTTTGCAATCTGTTAATATAGCTATTCCCAACCTAAAGCTCTGTAATCTTAACTGCTTCACAAGGCCTATATAAGGGCACAGCACACTGGACTAGCTTCTTAAATTAGCTCATCTATGAAACCAGAGCAGTTTGGAATAGAATCCAAAAAAGTTTGGAATTGTGGGAGAATGGAAGATTTCCACCCTTAGTATTTTTTGAAACATCACCCAACTGTTAAAGCCTTGTGTCCTCTCCGTGTTTCTTCAGGAACAGCGTAACGGTCGCAGTGCGTTGCACCTCGCCGTGGATCAGCAGAATCTCCCCCTGGTCCAACTGCTGCTGAAGAAAGGAGGGGACCCCAACCTCCTGACCTCCGGAGGTCACACCCCCTTCCACCTCACCTACGGCCGCCAGAACGACGACATCAGGGAAGAACTGTACTCGCTGACCAATCCTGAGCTGAGGGAGCTGGCTGACAGTGAATCAGATGACAGCGAGGAAGAAGTGGACGAGGAATCTGATGAGGAGGTCCGTGTCGAAACAGCAGAGATGTAGCATTAAAAGTAGCATTTTTCTAGCGAGTGTGTAACCACTtcctttgtgtttgcaggtggaATATGACGACATCAAGTTGAACGGACATTAGCAGGAAGCtaggaagggagagaggaagttACAGAGGCAGGAGGCTGTGACGGTAAAGGACACAAAGAAATGGCTCGGGACGTCGACTTGTTCCTGCAAGTGACGACATATGAGCCCAGGAGTGCCGATGACACGGCGCGTGCATGGACACGCGCAAGATTGGACTGGCCGTTCCAGGCTGGGGAGAAAGAAGGCGCTGAGATGTGTGAATACATGATGATAATAGGGTTGCTTGTATTCTGTGAAAATCATATGTCACAAAGAAAGATCCATCCACACAGCtggacctgcagcagctctgttgtACGATATTGTAAATGCTGTGTATacaaagatgtattttttatgcAAGCTGTGAACGTGTACAGTTGAGCAGGTTGTATATGTGAGACAGCGAACAGTCCAGCACACTCcagttaaattaaaaacactcaTATTTAACAAACGTGTTCGTATTTGTGGGGACTGGGGTGGTTGACATGGAGGCAATTTTCTGacttgaaggttttttttggaTTCTCAGGAAAGTTTTAAGGGAAAAAAATCTGTTCTCCTTCATACCTCAACATCCACAAAGAAGCTTTTACCTGCATACCATATGGGTGCTGCTGCCAATATGAACACAGCATCTATATAACTAAACACCAGTATCTCCAAAtggtttaaaacaaaagtgtaaCTAAGTAGGAGTTAAAGGTTTGCTCCCATGAAGTTGAGCATCAGAGCTTTCTTGGGAATGCAAATCTGAAATAAAGATCTGATTTCATAAGAAACAAGCACGTGAAAAACTTCTCTCAGAACTTTGAGATAAAAGATAATATTGTGTATTCCAAAGAAATGattcaatgtaaaaatgttcagagaattttaataatcaaaaaaggaaagggaaaaagggcCACGTGAAAAACACTAGTTGAAATTaagtgcattttctttttagatctgagattaaagtcagaattctgagaaaaagtattttatttttaacacagaATTCCGACTTTTTCCTCACTAAGAGATAGGATCGCAAACATTTTTCACACTCGtagatctctttttttttactcaatagaaaagatataatatataatctccttaaataataaaaaaaatgcatatgcATTTAACTTCCTAAAAACAGGAACAGCCGTCACTGTGTCTGCTGCTATAAATGCCTTTATCACAGCATGACAGCCGACTTTCAGTCCTGACCTGCTgcgttttattttcataatatgcATGCCGGGCAGGAAATGACTGACAGCTCAATAACTCCTTTCCACTGAATGAGGAACTAGCGGGCATCAGAGACTGCGGCAGTTCCTCCAGCTGGGTGTGTGTAGAAAGAGATAAGAGCATTGGGGaattgtgtatgtgttttgtatatCATCTACATCAGGGAGTTTTTCAGGAGGGTGGGGTTTAGAAAGAAGGGACAGGAAATTCCCAGGAACAGAAACACTCAGCTGTTCACGACATTCCTGCTTCTCATTCCTCCTAAATAAGGGAATCTCCGCGGAACAACAGGATGCTTATAAGTGAATTTCGGAgtaaagaggaggaagggagttTTACTCTAATTCCTGTAACATAAATACTAGGAGTCACTGTTCAATACACTTTTaatctgtgattttttttcGCAGATCATGCCAAGTATGATGGCTTTGCACACTGCACGTTTCACCATGGAGAAATACATTAGGGGGGTTAAAACAGACTGTGGACTGGTACTTGAAAAAGACCCTGTTCACAGCcatggtgtccttgagcaagccACCAGGTTATAGATTAAGAGGTTTTATTTGAATCCTTGTTTCCGTAATTGTTTCAGCCTTTATTCTCATGTAAAACCCCAAATATGTGttctcaaacaaacagacatcTGAGATTTTAGAACAGTGGCACATCAAAAgtccatttcatttttatttttaaactcctTCAGTGATGTTCACCTTTTGATTCATACTCCAGACTTTGACCAACCTAGTAACACTGGAAGTAATTGTTATAGCACCTTTCACAGAGGTGGACAAAGTACTCAAAGTATTTTACCAATGTGAAACTAATGTTAACTGACATGGAAAGACTCTTTATAACACACATGTACTCATatgtggagaaaagaaaagcagggaAGATGTTCagtaaaaacattgtgtttattagAAGTGCAATTTACAACAATGGCAGCAGAGAGAAGGGGGGTTGAGACACAAGGGGGAGAGAATGAAATAATCAGCGACTTCCTGTTGACCTGAGCAGACCTAGATAAGGGTGAGATAGGGATGACTGTCCTAATCAGAGCATAGAAATTACAAacagtggagggggggggggacacttTAAATTagatcaataaaatgtatgtggCAGCCCTGAGTAAAGTTTGGAAGCACTGTTGAAATACAGTGACTCAAGAAGCtatgtaaaacaaaatggtGCAGTGGAGACGTATTTTTGTACGCCAAACTTAGCATTGCAACGGCTTCCTCGACTCCCGAAACTCAGCGTTAGGAACATCgtagaaaataagatctgtggctaacacatgtttatgatacacATTATTGGTTCTGCACGATAATCTCCAAATACCAACACAacatttatgatttttgaatCGTAAATGCAACTGccagaagtttaaaaaaagctaacgttaggctataaacaaactacatgacGCTTAGCTGAATAGCGCttagctaaaggtggctaatgatgtattttttgtCGCTGAAAAGATTTGAAAGTCCTGAAAGATTGTATACCCACAGAACTTATTTCagacacacgtttatgatagttacatgttttgtacagcaggataatctccttATATTAACACCAACTTTATGATTTCCTAAACGTAAAGGCATCATCGGCAGCAGTAAAAATCTATCGGCATCGGCAGCAGTAAAAGTGAACAAAACTTGAACATTTCAGAAACttttattaaccacagaccttatttctaaatgaaaacaGGTTCAAAAAGACTTGCTAAAATGCTCACTCACTCCCGGGTGTTAGAACTCAATCCTGCACTACTCTATACTAAGAGGTTTTAGAGGTAATTGTGCTGTTGTTGTCCTGTTACTAAACCCCCATCTTTCCAATCTGCTCATGTCGCACTCATCAACTAAAGCCATTTGGGCTCCATCCAGAGATAGGAGGAGATATCAGACTGGTGTGGTGGTACTGAATGTTCAGCATCTTTCCAGAAAATGCAGGAGGGATGGACGTGTGGAGAATATCATGTCCAGTCAGCGACTATGCTAAAGGTGGAGGTGTTGGGGCAGATGGGTAACGTTTTCCCAACCACCTGGTAATAACTGTTTATCTTTGTATTTCAACCACCACCTCTTTGGAACAAGATGATGCCAACTCCTTCCTTCTAGGCGAGACCTTTttgcagaggaggcagaggaagggGTTTTTCTGGTGTTGCCATTCATCCTTTTTCAGAGTCTCCTCATTCTCTCTCAGACAAAGCCACCAGGTGGACATCGATCTCATTCTCTGACAGAATCCTGGAGCACAAACGCACAACAGTTAACAGGGATCCTTTTTTGTTATGCCAGATGTTTTTGACACATTACACCCTCTAAGCCCCTCCTTTGATCTTAtccctgcttttgttttgaggGGAATTTCCATTAGTCTGTTCTTGTCCATTTTTAGAAATAATCCTGAGGCATTATTGACAAAGCCAACACATGCTCAAGTGATTTAACTTTCTTCAGTGTCAGCACAAAGATGCAAGACTTCTGCAGGATATTGACGACAGTTTAAATCTGCATGTCTAGACAAACAGCAAACATTGGTTCTCAAAATACATCCAGGAAGTTTAAATGAACTAGGAAGTGCAGAAGGGTCATTTACCTATGGCCAGCATTATATtccttatatattttttgtatactttttagttatttattgacttatttACCAGATGCATTTGGCTAAGAATACAaactttgtttatgtttttacataaaGTATAGTTAAAACCAATCAATCTCAGCAACagaacaaaaaaggcaaaactacatttcaatgaaataaattagtagttaataaaaaatgaaacaatattaatttaaagttaaattaaagctgATAACAAGGTAGTAATATTTAGAGGAGCCTTAGACATGGTGTTTCTTTCAGTTGCTACCCATTGCTTCAATTCATATGATTAATACTTCACAAGagggttgaaaaaaaaaaagagggatttctttttatttacttcctttGGAGGACGGCAAATACTCACTTGAATCCAGATCCTTTTGTAGTGATAATTCCCACCTCCAGCTCAGAGGGCTTGAAGTCGATGGACAGAACGGTGGACAGGCATGAGATAGCCGTCTGTTATGGGAAGACAATtgtgaacaaaaaataaacattgcgTCTGACAAATAGATAACAATAGATTAATGCATTTGACTTTTGGCCAAGACAACACATTTGATGACATCATCTCTGGCTTTGGGAAGCATTGATTGATATTGTATTTACCATTTTACAGACCAAAAAACTTCTCAAAAAAGAATGAACAATGaacttgttattttaaaataaaatatctaaaaagtACAAGTTTTTATCATATTACTATCAGTGCCTGATTTGTAAAGTAATGCAGTAACATTCTAGTTTGGTAACACGTTTGTGAAACTCCCTGACATGTCTGACATGTCCAGAAATTCAGCTGGTCTGTTTTAAGACAGAAAATCCAAAGTG encodes:
- the nfkbiab gene encoding nuclear factor of kappa light polypeptide gene enhancer in B-cells inhibitor, alpha b, translating into MDLHRTSILNQMDYSRDPKEGKPPMSTEERLDSGLDSLKEEEYQAVAAEIRRLQLECEPPQHKQDVTGELQEWKTQLTEDGDTLLHLAIIHEAKDYIKKMINLSKNTDFLNTQNDQRQTPLHLAVITGQAEVCEHLLLSGCDPTLVDNSGDTPLHIACRHGNLLCFSVLTNNSRPEHLHTVMAACNYHGQNCLHLASVQGFLLLVENMVDLGADINAKEQRNGRSALHLAVDQQNLPLVQLLLKKGGDPNLLTSGGHTPFHLTYGRQNDDIREELYSLTNPELRELADSESDDSEEEVDEESDEEVEYDDIKLNGH